The genome window ATTCGGTTTCTTCTTCAACAATACCTTCCAGGGTTGTCTTATCCTTTAAGACCTTGTTTACAATCTCAAGAACTATTCGTTTGGAAACCTTACAAGAGAACACGGCTTCCCTAAACCCATCCTCGGCCCTTTCAATCTGCTTAGCCAGCCCTATCTCTTCCTCGCGGCTTAAAAGTGGTATTTGACCCATCTGGCGCAGATACATTCTGACCGGGTCATCTAACTTATTTACCTTATCAGCAGGCTCAGTTATCTGCAGCCTTTCTGCCTCGGTCTGTTTTTTACTCGCAGCCAGAACTTTCATCCTCACATCAACTTGCCGGGAATCAAGAACCTCAATATCTTCCCGGTCCAAGGCCGTAAAGATATTGTCGATCTCCTCTGAAGATATCAAATTGGCAGGAAGAAGCTTGTTGACATCTTGATAAGTCAACAGGCCTTTTTTTTCTTTCCCCAACTTGATCAATTTTTTCAACCTTTTGGCTTTCCCGGCCTGTTTATTGCTGCTTTGCTCAGCTCTTTTCAACCGCTTGGTTTTCTTCACAACTTTGCGTTTGTGCCTGAGAGATTTTGTTTTCTTTTTCTTCTTCATTTTTAAACCCTAATTAAGCTGTTAAGCTCCCCCAACAGCCTCATTTGCTCCTTGTCGTCTCTGGCTTCCTCAGCTACTTTGATTTTTTTTTGTAAATTCAGCCTTGCTTGTTTGAGGCTCTCGGCCTTTATTTTTTTAATGCAATCCCGGCTAATGCGTTGTTTGGAACCTACCTGCTCAGGACCTGCCGAAAGCCCGGAGATCAATTGACTGGCCTGTTCATCTTTCAAATGGTTTATTATTTGAGAGGAGGTGTATTTCTTTTTTTCCGAAACCATCTTAAACATTACAGCAGCTATCTGTCTTAACCTCAAATCCCTGAAGTCTTCTAAAGCCAAATTGTCTCTGGCCAACCCGGCAGTCTCAGGATCCTCCAGCATCAAGCTTACCAGGGTTTTTTCCTTTGCGTTCATCGAAAAATTGTATTTAGGAACAGGATTTTCTTGAGATTGACAGTAAAAAGAATCTTTGCGTTTAATTTTTTTCAGCTCTATCAATAAAGAACCTTCGTCGATGGATAATGCCCTGGCTAATTTACGGATATATCCTGATTTTAAAACAGCATTGTCGATCCTGGCGATAGTAGGTAACATCTCAGCAGTAATTTTAGCTATTTCCTCTAATCTCTCGGGATTATATTTGTTAGTAAGCAGTCCTAGTTTATAGTCAAAAAGGCCCTGGCCGGTAACAACCGTCTTTTCAAAATTTTCTTTTCCTTTAGCGATAATAAAACTGTCGGGATCAAAACCCCCGGCTAACCTCACCACTTTGATCTCCAGGCCTTCTTCAAGCAATACTTCTAATCCTCTCAACGACGCGGTTTCCCCGGCCTGATCGGCGTCATAAACCATCGCTACGCTTGAAACATATCTTTTTAGCAATTTGGCGTGTTCAATCGTAAGCGCTGTGCCTAAGGTAGCGACTACGTTCCTGACTCCCAGCCTGTAAAGAGTTATGACATCCATGTACCCTTCGACTATAATAAAATATCCCTTTCCTTTCAGGGCTTGTTTAGCCAGGTTCAAGCCATATAAACATCTCCCTTTATTAAACAACGGGTTTTGAGGAGAATTAATGTACTTGGGCAGGTTTTGATCCAGCACCCGGCCCCCAAAAGCTAACACCCTGTCCTGCAGATCAAAAATAGGAAATATCAATCTATTGCGAAAGTGGTCATAATAACCCCTCTCTTTTCGCGCAATGACCAGGCCTGCTAATTTGAGAAGATCTTCCTTTTCGCCCTGCTTTTTTGCGAAATTTAAGAGCCCATTCCACTGATCCAGCGCAAAACCCAGACGAAACTTCCTGATAGTTTCTAAATCAACCCCTCTTTTGCTTAGATACCGGCGGGCTGATTTTCCTTTATTTTCATCAATCAGATTATTATGAAAATAACGGGCTGATAATTCGTTTATCCGGTATAACCTTTTAGCCTTAGACCGGCCATCTGCCGGCCCTCTAAAAGAAGACGGTATTTCAACACCTGTTTTTTCGGCCAGAAGCCGCACAACATCCGGAAACTCCAATTTTTCATATTTCATTATAAAATTAAATACATTCCCTCCCAGCCCGCAGCCAAAACAATGCCATATCTGCCTTGCAGGATTAACCATAAAAGAAGGCGTCTTCTCGTTATGAAACGGGCAGACCGCTTTAAAGCTGTTGCCGCTGCGCCTCAGGGGAATGTATCCTGAAATCGTCTCAACGATATCAGACCTATTTTGGATCTGCTGGATTACCTCTTCGGGAATAAATTCGGCCATGCTTTATCTTTTCCTTTCCACCCTTTGGAATCCCGAACAAGGTATGATTTCCAATTTTTCCTTCTTAGAAAACTTATCCAGCAATAAATTCAAACCCAAACTGTCACTGGAAATATGGCCGGCAATAATAACATTAATATGTTCGGGTTTAATCTTTCTATAATGTTCTTCGCTTAAGTGCATAGCTATAATAGTCTGTACCCCTGCCTGAGAAAGCCTGGCAAATACCTCTTTTGAGCCTTCGGTTCCTCCGGTCATATCAACCAGCACTTTGCCTGCCGGATTGTCTGCTTTACCCAGAATCAGCTTCGGGCCAGCGCTCCATCCTTTTGCCTGTCTATATTCAGGAATGCCATTCAGCAATTCCATTATATTTTTAACCTGCCGGGGTTTTTTTCTATCAATCAAAGACTGAAGGTATTTGACTACGTGATTATCGGCAGGGGTATGAATACAGATGAACGGAATATCCAGCAGCCGGGCCATATCAACAGCCCGGTTATGGTTCACGGCTGAAAATCTTCTTTCCACTTCTTTCATTCTTTGGCCGAGCAAACCCTGGACTATCTTTTTGTTAAGCCCGGCTTTCTCTAAAATATCTACCTGCACTGCCATAACTTTATGAATATCTGCCAGGGCCGGGCCTTGGGGATGGTGGGACAAAGCCAAATCGATCTTCTTTCCAGACCTCCGCAGGTTATCAATCAGCAAAAGTTCAGGACCGGCAATATCAATTCCAGCCAGGATCGCCTTTATTTCAGCATTTTTATTTCCATGCAAAATCATAGTGTCGCTGTAGGGATTTTTATTTCTGATCGATTGCCGCTTTCGGGGATCAGTCTTTATGCCTTCTTTAATCGCCAGATTATAAATAGTTTCTAGTTTCATTTTTCCCGTTTCTCCTGTTCGATAGTTAAGTCATCCGATATCTCTTCGCCGGTTAATTCACTTTTACTGCCGGAATATAATCTTACAAAACCATCATAAATAGCCGGGGGTGCTCCGGTCAGCCGGCTGCCTAAGTATGACCCTTTAGTAATAGCTGTCTGCAGAGATCTTGCCGGAACCCAGGTAAAAACAAGCAGGATAAGACCGCAGGCCAGACCAGCCTGTACTAAACCGATAATCGTACCCCCCAGACTTTCAATAACAGATATAAATTCCACTTTCACCAATTTCTTAAACAGGCTCCTAATCAATTTAACCAGGATAAGAACCGCCAGCATCAATAAAACAAAAGAAACAATCTTAGCAGCTTGAAGTGAAAGAAAGGAATGAATATCGATAACCTTGCCTAGTTGAGCATAATTTCGGAAGGGAATAAATATGGCAACAAGTATTCCAATAAGCCCGAGTAGTTCATGCCAAACCCCTGTTTTAAAACCTAGATAACCCGCCCTTAAAATCAATACTACCACTAAAACATCTACCCAATTTATGTATTTTAAGATATTATCAAGCATTTTGCTCTGAAAATTTTAGAAAGTATACCACGCAAATAAAGTCTTGTCAAGTTAAGCCATCTTACCTACTGTATTACTTAGGGTTACGTCTTTAATTTCAACCGGAATAATGCTATTTTTGAGCGTATCCGGCCCCTTAAACACTATTTTGATATAAGTATCTGTATAACCGCATAAAAGGCCGGTTACCTTATCCCGTGTAGTTTCGACCAATACCTGGACTGTTGAATTCAAAAATCGCTGTCTATAGGCAAGTGACGCCCTTAACGCAAATTCCTTCATTTGGTTACACCTGTTCTTAACTTCCCGCGGTAAAACATGATCCGAAAATATGTAAGCCGGAGTGACCCTTCTTCTGCTATAGGGAAAGATGTGTATCCTGTTTGGTTCTATCTCCTCTAGTAATTTGAGGGTGTTGTTAAAGTTTTCCTTTCCTTCTCCAGGAAAACCGACCATAACATCCAGGGTTATAGA of Candidatus Omnitrophota bacterium contains these proteins:
- the dnaG gene encoding DNA primase, giving the protein MAEFIPEEVIQQIQNRSDIVETISGYIPLRRSGNSFKAVCPFHNEKTPSFMVNPARQIWHCFGCGLGGNVFNFIMKYEKLEFPDVVRLLAEKTGVEIPSSFRGPADGRSKAKRLYRINELSARYFHNNLIDENKGKSARRYLSKRGVDLETIRKFRLGFALDQWNGLLNFAKKQGEKEDLLKLAGLVIARKERGYYDHFRNRLIFPIFDLQDRVLAFGGRVLDQNLPKYINSPQNPLFNKGRCLYGLNLAKQALKGKGYFIIVEGYMDVITLYRLGVRNVVATLGTALTIEHAKLLKRYVSSVAMVYDADQAGETASLRGLEVLLEEGLEIKVVRLAGGFDPDSFIIAKGKENFEKTVVTGQGLFDYKLGLLTNKYNPERLEEIAKITAEMLPTIARIDNAVLKSGYIRKLARALSIDEGSLLIELKKIKRKDSFYCQSQENPVPKYNFSMNAKEKTLVSLMLEDPETAGLARDNLALEDFRDLRLRQIAAVMFKMVSEKKKYTSSQIINHLKDEQASQLISGLSAGPEQVGSKQRISRDCIKKIKAESLKQARLNLQKKIKVAEEARDDKEQMRLLGELNSLIRV
- a CDS encoding CvpA family protein, coding for MLDNILKYINWVDVLVVVLILRAGYLGFKTGVWHELLGLIGILVAIFIPFRNYAQLGKVIDIHSFLSLQAAKIVSFVLLMLAVLILVKLIRSLFKKLVKVEFISVIESLGGTIIGLVQAGLACGLILLVFTWVPARSLQTAITKGSYLGSRLTGAPPAIYDGFVRLYSGSKSELTGEEISDDLTIEQEKREK
- a CDS encoding NGG1p interacting factor NIF3 encodes the protein MKLETIYNLAIKEGIKTDPRKRQSIRNKNPYSDTMILHGNKNAEIKAILAGIDIAGPELLLIDNLRRSGKKIDLALSHHPQGPALADIHKVMAVQVDILEKAGLNKKIVQGLLGQRMKEVERRFSAVNHNRAVDMARLLDIPFICIHTPADNHVVKYLQSLIDRKKPRQVKNIMELLNGIPEYRQAKGWSAGPKLILGKADNPAGKVLVDMTGGTEGSKEVFARLSQAGVQTIIAMHLSEEHYRKIKPEHINVIIAGHISSDSLGLNLLLDKFSKKEKLEIIPCSGFQRVERKR